From Pseudomonas alcaligenes, a single genomic window includes:
- a CDS encoding FAD-binding oxidoreductase: MSQALSTDILIVGGGVAGLWLNARLRRLGYASVLVENGSLGGGQSLKSQGIIHGGAKYALHGALTGASEAIADMPRRWREAVAGNGELDLSGVRLLSEAHYLWSPGSLAGNLTSFFASKAVRGRVDQVKGEQLPPALQHPKFKGKVYRLAELVLDVPSLIARLAELAGDSLLAGQELAPLHEGEELVGLRVDGREIRARRIVLSAGRGNAELLATLGLEQPRQQLRPLHMVLVKGKGLKPLYAHCLGGGPKPRITVTSHPAANGQWVWYLGGDIAEADGVARSEAAQIASAQKEVQQLLPWIDLSDARWATLRVDRAEPAQSGLVRPDNAFLAEQGRLLVGWPTKLALAPDFAERVIATLERDGIAPGSHAPLPALPRPPQAQPVWEELLP, from the coding sequence GAACGGCAGCCTCGGCGGCGGGCAAAGCCTGAAGTCCCAGGGGATCATCCACGGCGGCGCCAAGTACGCCCTGCACGGTGCGCTGACCGGTGCCTCCGAGGCCATCGCCGACATGCCGCGGCGCTGGCGTGAGGCGGTAGCCGGCAACGGCGAGCTGGATCTGTCCGGCGTGCGCCTGCTCTCCGAGGCCCACTACCTGTGGTCGCCGGGCAGCCTGGCCGGCAACCTGACCAGCTTCTTCGCCAGCAAGGCGGTGCGCGGCCGGGTCGACCAGGTCAAGGGCGAACAGCTGCCGCCGGCCCTGCAGCATCCCAAATTCAAGGGCAAGGTCTACCGCCTGGCCGAACTGGTGCTCGACGTGCCCAGCCTGATCGCCCGCCTGGCCGAGCTGGCCGGCGACAGCCTGCTGGCCGGCCAGGAGCTCGCCCCCCTGCACGAGGGCGAGGAGCTGGTCGGCCTGCGCGTCGACGGCCGCGAGATTCGCGCCCGGCGCATCGTGCTCAGCGCCGGGCGCGGCAATGCCGAGCTGCTCGCCACCCTCGGCCTGGAACAGCCCCGCCAGCAACTGCGCCCGCTGCACATGGTGCTGGTCAAGGGCAAAGGCCTGAAGCCGCTGTATGCCCACTGTCTGGGCGGCGGGCCGAAGCCGCGCATCACCGTCACCAGCCATCCGGCGGCAAACGGCCAGTGGGTCTGGTACCTCGGCGGCGATATTGCCGAAGCCGACGGCGTGGCCCGCAGCGAGGCGGCGCAAATCGCCAGCGCGCAGAAGGAGGTGCAGCAGTTGCTGCCGTGGATCGACCTGTCCGACGCGCGCTGGGCCACCCTGCGGGTCGACCGCGCCGAGCCGGCACAATCCGGTCTGGTACGCCCGGACAACGCCTTCCTGGCCGAACAGGGCCGCCTGCTGGTGGGCTGGCCGACCAAGCTGGCGCTGGCGCCGGACTTCGCCGAACGGGTCATCGCCACCCTGGAGCGCGACGGCATAGCCCCGGGCTCGCACGCCCCGCTGCCGGCGCTGCCGCGTCCGCCGCAGGCGCAACCGGTGTGGGAGGAGCTGCTGCCATGA